One Acinetobacter pullicarnis genomic region harbors:
- a CDS encoding metal/formaldehyde-sensitive transcriptional repressor, with product MGHLHQDKKILNRVKRLQGQMRAIEDSIQDDQQDCIDVLQQVAAIKGAVNGLMNELIEMHLRHHVIPEQALLDEAALQEFLKLIKRYN from the coding sequence ATGGGCCATTTGCATCAAGATAAAAAAATTTTAAACCGTGTGAAACGTTTACAAGGCCAAATGCGGGCAATCGAGGACAGCATTCAAGATGATCAACAAGATTGTATTGATGTTTTACAACAAGTTGCTGCAATAAAGGGCGCAGTCAATGGATTGATGAATGAGTTAATCGAAATGCATTTACGTCACCATGTGATTCCTGAGCAAGCGCTGCTAGATGAAGCTGCCTTACAAGAGTTTTTAAAACTGATTAAGCGCTATAACTAA
- a CDS encoding AzlC family ABC transporter permease gives MSNQKQLFFKGATDMLPLSIAVIPWSILAGSMAINAGLSLAKAIAMTAMVFAGAAQLVSLGLFMAGASTFSILVTIFFLTSQHFIYALTLRPNIASQPSYIRLGQGFLLTDEQFALTVSTGQRSMAYLFGAGLCFYLFWVVFGLVGIFFTRLLPDVKDYPLDFSIVAIFIPMILSLIKDKITLIAIISTLIATFVLRFFAVENALILAGLIGMAIAVCCEYLKGDGS, from the coding sequence ATGTCAAATCAAAAACAACTATTTTTCAAAGGTGCAACTGATATGTTGCCGCTGTCTATAGCCGTGATTCCTTGGAGTATTCTGGCAGGCTCTATGGCCATCAATGCAGGGCTGTCCTTAGCCAAAGCCATTGCCATGACGGCTATGGTGTTTGCAGGGGCAGCACAATTGGTCAGTCTTGGGTTATTCATGGCAGGGGCATCAACATTCAGCATCTTAGTCACGATCTTCTTTCTGACCAGCCAGCATTTTATTTATGCACTGACCCTAAGGCCCAATATCGCATCACAACCCAGTTATATTCGTTTGGGCCAAGGTTTTTTACTGACCGATGAACAGTTTGCACTCACCGTGAGCACAGGGCAGCGCTCAATGGCTTATTTATTTGGTGCAGGGCTGTGTTTTTATCTGTTTTGGGTGGTCTTTGGTTTAGTCGGTATTTTCTTTACCCGTCTACTGCCCGATGTTAAAGACTATCCTTTAGATTTCTCCATTGTGGCAATTTTTATTCCCATGATTCTGTCCTTAATCAAAGATAAAATCACCTTAATCGCCATCATCAGCACCCTTATTGCGACCTTTGTATTGCGATTTTTCGCAGTTGAAAATGCACTTATTCTTGCTGGGCTGATCGGTATGGCAATCGCAGTCTGCTGCGAATATCTCAAAGGGGATGGATCATGA
- a CDS encoding AraC family transcriptional regulator gives MKTEFADFKHLQELGGLALLKASYRHTQFSKHVHEGYCIGIIEDGAQAFYRNGHLHTAPKGDIILVNADEIHTGSSAVETGWRYRAIYPTPEMLTDLSQGFATEHGAAPWFPQAVVHDPGLAQQFAVLLNLLDQEHNLLFKETLYLSTMACLILRHARHPKAAAPLANAEKQILQIKAFMEAHYTQDFSLHDLAKMTGLSAWHFLRQFKRYVGLTPHNWLVQARLQHARVQLKSGQQIIDVAQNCGFSDQSHFNRHFKRAMGITPTQYLCGLKS, from the coding sequence ATAAAAACTGAATTTGCAGATTTTAAACATCTCCAAGAGCTGGGCGGTTTGGCATTGCTCAAAGCCAGTTATCGGCATACGCAATTTTCTAAGCATGTGCATGAGGGCTATTGCATTGGCATTATCGAAGATGGCGCACAGGCCTTTTATCGTAATGGTCATCTGCATACTGCGCCCAAAGGCGATATTATTTTGGTCAATGCAGATGAAATTCACACCGGTTCTTCAGCTGTTGAAACCGGCTGGCGCTATCGTGCGATTTACCCAACTCCTGAAATGTTGACTGATCTCTCACAAGGCTTTGCCACTGAACACGGTGCTGCACCGTGGTTTCCACAAGCGGTGGTGCATGATCCTGGTTTGGCGCAACAGTTTGCTGTACTCCTCAATTTACTTGATCAAGAACATAATCTTTTATTTAAAGAAACCCTCTATCTCTCCACCATGGCCTGCCTGATTCTCCGTCATGCACGACATCCCAAAGCAGCAGCGCCTTTGGCCAATGCAGAAAAACAAATTTTACAGATTAAAGCCTTTATGGAAGCGCATTACACCCAAGACTTCTCACTTCACGATTTGGCTAAAATGACAGGCTTAAGTGCATGGCATTTTTTAAGACAATTCAAGCGCTACGTCGGCCTAACCCCACACAATTGGCTGGTTCAAGCTCGTTTACAACATGCACGGGTACAACTGAAATCTGGCCAACAGATTATTGATGTGGCACAAAACTGTGGCTTCTCTGACCAAAGCCATTTTAATCGACACTTTAAACGTGCCATGGGTATCACCCCGACCCAGTATCTCTGTGGATTAAAAAGCTAA
- the hpt gene encoding hypoxanthine phosphoribosyltransferase: MAVEMSVMLSTEEIQAKVKQLGELITAHYAQSDKELVLIGLLRGSVIFMADLCRCINKPHELDFMTVSSYGKSTTSSRDVKILKDLDGEIRGKDVLVVEDIIDSGNTLSKVLEILETRGPNSIQLCTLISKPSRREIDLEVKFLGFEVEDRFIVGYGLDYDQQYRHLPFIGEIGL, translated from the coding sequence ATGGCTGTTGAAATGAGTGTGATGCTTTCGACTGAAGAGATTCAAGCGAAAGTCAAACAACTTGGCGAACTGATAACTGCCCACTATGCCCAAAGCGACAAAGAGTTGGTATTGATTGGTTTACTTCGCGGTTCGGTAATTTTTATGGCAGATCTCTGCCGTTGCATTAACAAACCGCATGAACTGGATTTTATGACCGTATCCAGTTATGGAAAATCGACAACTTCTAGCCGTGATGTCAAAATTTTAAAAGATTTAGATGGCGAAATACGCGGTAAAGATGTGTTGGTGGTTGAAGATATTATCGACTCAGGCAATACGCTCAGTAAGGTCTTAGAAATTTTAGAAACGCGTGGCCCAAACTCGATTCAATTGTGTACCTTAATCAGCAAACCCTCGCGCCGTGAAATCGACTTAGAGGTTAAGTTTCTCGGTTTTGAAGTCGAAGATCGCTTCATTGTCGGTTATGGTTTGGACTATGACCAACAGTATCGTCACCTGCCTTTTATTGGTGAAATTGGACTGTAA
- a CDS encoding DsbC family protein, which yields MLKKVAMLLSLTLMFNGVSHASVETLKVKLGQQYPNVKIDDLKATEMQGLYSGTLDNQIVYVNEQAEHIFVGSMIRLKDQRNLTKDLAVQQQPLIDIQKLPLNDAIKTVKGTGKRQLVVFSDPNCPYCKTLDANLAQLNDVTIYTFLYPIKTQSIIPSKQVWCSPNKAYAWQNLMAKGVQPTAAATCETPIERNLLLGKQLGLTGTPVIIFSNGQKAMGAYSSVEINKIWQQMGL from the coding sequence ATGTTGAAAAAAGTAGCAATGCTGTTGAGTCTCACGCTAATGTTCAATGGCGTCAGTCACGCCAGTGTAGAAACGCTTAAAGTGAAGTTGGGACAGCAATATCCCAATGTAAAAATAGACGATTTAAAAGCCACAGAGATGCAGGGTTTGTATAGCGGAACGTTGGACAATCAAATCGTCTATGTGAATGAGCAAGCAGAACATATTTTTGTTGGTTCGATGATTCGTTTAAAAGATCAACGTAATTTGACCAAAGACTTGGCTGTGCAGCAACAACCACTGATCGACATTCAGAAATTGCCTTTAAATGATGCAATTAAGACAGTCAAAGGCACTGGAAAACGCCAGTTGGTGGTTTTTTCTGACCCTAACTGCCCGTATTGTAAAACCTTAGACGCGAATTTAGCACAGCTGAATGATGTCACCATTTATACCTTCCTTTACCCGATTAAAACCCAATCGATTATTCCATCCAAGCAAGTCTGGTGTTCACCCAACAAAGCCTATGCATGGCAAAATTTGATGGCGAAAGGCGTACAACCGACAGCGGCTGCGACTTGTGAAACGCCAATCGAACGCAATCTATTATTGGGTAAGCAACTGGGGTTAACGGGAACACCTGTGATTATTTTCTCGAATGGCCAAAAAGCCATGGGGGCTTATTCATCAGTCGAAATTAATAAAATTTGGCAACAGATGGGCTTATAA
- the guaD gene encoding guanine deaminase, with protein MSSVIAPSAIRGRFLDIQSTVDQAAAIPEQVRFIEDGLLITQDGKIQWFGTWQAGQHLAADLQVEHYPDQLILPGLIDTHIHFPQTEMIGAYGEQLLEWLNTYTFPTEMQFEDKAYADQIAAFFVQELLKNGTTTALVFCTVHPQSVDALFEAAERHHMRLIAGKVLMDRHAPEALCDTPESAYTDSKALIQKWHGKGRNLYAITPRFAPTSTAAQLAQAGQLKAEHPDVYVHTHLSENQNEIAWVKSLFPEQKNYLDVYHHYGLTGSRSVFAHCVHLEEQEWQCLHDTDSAIAFCPSSNLFLGSGLFPLKKTWEKQVKVGLGTDVGAGTAFSQLDTLNQAYKVQQLQGDKLSAFEALYHATLGAAKALDLHEKLGNFNVGKEADFIVCNLKATAVQALRQDRAKNIEDALFALMMMGDDRNIQATYIYGQKAYAQADRNQY; from the coding sequence ATGTCATCCGTTATTGCCCCAAGTGCCATTCGTGGTCGCTTTCTCGATATCCAATCCACTGTTGATCAAGCTGCCGCAATTCCTGAGCAAGTCCGTTTTATTGAAGATGGGCTGTTGATTACCCAAGACGGTAAAATTCAATGGTTTGGAACTTGGCAAGCAGGGCAGCATCTGGCTGCAGATCTACAGGTCGAGCATTATCCTGATCAACTGATTTTGCCTGGCTTGATCGACACCCATATTCATTTCCCACAAACAGAAATGATTGGCGCCTACGGTGAACAACTGCTCGAATGGCTCAATACCTATACCTTTCCCACTGAAATGCAATTTGAAGACAAGGCGTATGCCGATCAAATCGCTGCATTTTTTGTGCAAGAGCTGCTGAAAAATGGCACCACCACGGCATTGGTGTTCTGTACGGTGCATCCGCAATCCGTCGATGCATTGTTTGAAGCTGCTGAGCGCCATCACATGCGTTTAATCGCGGGTAAGGTGTTGATGGACCGTCATGCACCTGAAGCGCTGTGTGACACGCCAGAGAGCGCTTATACAGACTCTAAAGCCTTGATTCAAAAGTGGCATGGCAAAGGTCGTAACTTGTATGCCATCACTCCACGCTTTGCGCCAACCTCAACTGCAGCACAACTAGCGCAAGCAGGGCAGCTCAAAGCAGAACATCCTGATGTGTATGTACATACTCATCTCAGTGAAAATCAAAATGAAATTGCTTGGGTCAAATCGCTATTCCCCGAACAAAAAAACTATTTAGATGTCTATCATCATTATGGTTTAACTGGATCACGTTCAGTCTTTGCACATTGTGTGCATTTAGAGGAACAAGAATGGCAATGTTTGCACGACACCGACTCTGCAATTGCCTTCTGCCCAAGTTCAAATCTATTTTTAGGCAGTGGCTTATTTCCACTGAAAAAAACTTGGGAAAAACAAGTCAAAGTTGGCTTAGGCACCGATGTCGGGGCAGGCACGGCATTTAGTCAACTCGATACCCTCAATCAAGCCTATAAAGTCCAGCAGTTACAAGGCGATAAGCTCTCTGCCTTTGAAGCGCTTTATCATGCGACGCTTGGTGCGGCAAAAGCCTTAGACTTGCATGAAAAATTAGGTAATTTTAATGTCGGTAAAGAAGCCGATTTCATCGTGTGTAATCTAAAGGCCACGGCGGTACAGGCATTGCGTCAAGATCGCGCCAAGAATATCGAGGATGCATTATTTGCATTGATGATGATGGGGGATGACCGCAATATTCAAGCCACTTACATCTACGGGCAAAAAGCCTATGCACAAGCAGACCGCAACCAATACTAG
- a CDS encoding helix-turn-helix domain-containing protein, which produces MHDLVALMQKNQQQTLMGETDLVEQLGHPLKLSYVVILIGLAGCASININLKKYPIRPHDIVVLYDDSFALPIQRSKHFKVFYCMIDKALAAEIAYQLPNQLFSFLQDSPRCIVSAEQRLLLSMWLAQTRAIYSAQGRYQAIMLRNHLQNFFLEIAAQMPSSGVSTHPKLSRKEQLCWRFWEMIGQHCQQHREVAFYATQLSITPYYLAQISKAIFIDSPKDLIHRQVILEMKTLLVSTTLSIQQIADQLHFADPAYMCRYFKRQTGISLSQYRRQGI; this is translated from the coding sequence ATGCATGACCTTGTTGCTTTGATGCAGAAAAACCAACAACAGACCCTAATGGGCGAAACGGATTTAGTTGAACAACTGGGACATCCATTAAAACTCAGTTATGTGGTGATTTTAATTGGCTTGGCTGGTTGTGCCAGCATCAATATTAATTTGAAAAAATACCCGATTCGGCCACATGATATTGTGGTGCTGTATGACGATTCTTTTGCCCTGCCTATACAGAGGTCAAAGCACTTTAAAGTGTTCTATTGCATGATTGATAAAGCCTTGGCTGCTGAAATTGCCTATCAACTGCCGAATCAATTATTTTCATTTTTACAGGACTCTCCGCGCTGTATTGTATCTGCTGAGCAGCGCTTGTTGCTTTCGATGTGGTTGGCGCAAACCCGTGCAATCTATAGCGCGCAAGGTCGCTATCAAGCAATTATGTTGCGTAATCACCTGCAAAATTTCTTTCTTGAAATCGCAGCACAGATGCCCAGCTCTGGAGTGAGCACTCATCCTAAGTTGAGTCGCAAGGAGCAGCTCTGTTGGCGTTTCTGGGAAATGATTGGGCAACATTGTCAGCAGCATCGTGAGGTGGCCTTTTATGCAACGCAGCTCAGTATTACGCCTTATTATTTAGCACAAATCAGCAAAGCCATTTTTATTGACAGCCCGAAAGATTTAATTCATCGCCAAGTGATCTTGGAAATGAAAACATTATTAGTGTCTACTACGCTTTCGATCCAACAAATTGCGGATCAGCTGCATTTTGCTGATCCTGCTTATATGTGTCGTTATTTTAAACGGCAAACGGGAATCTCATTATCGCAATACCGTCGACAAGGGATTTAA
- a CDS encoding MFS transporter, with translation MKQSSWRPFFVVSLALCIGTVGTALSSPLYPIYQHVWQLLPSDITYIFVAYMFGCLTTLLFLGRISNNLGFIRTLQIGLLFAILGLTASVFAQNAYILGFGRFIIGIASGLISTSAMLGLIYTIPDSHKANAPQLSSIITVFGFGLGPVLGGVIAQFSKYPLITPYLPIIAAACFSLFSLLSIKAPSFEKQKFTMAPHLELPKTSNKTLFYVASFAAFSAFSTFSLFASLAPSFIQEIIPWHGPLVSGATITGILLASLLVQISAKTLNMHRCLKLGFISLITSSVILMLCLIMHWSAIFFISVIFAGMGHGLCLMGAFSLIHKMTTLENRAAVIATYLFIAYWGSIIPIVAVGYLSDLWGLNIGVISFCITQSLLCCFLLRLHQQATTKVKLQHTAS, from the coding sequence ATGAAGCAATCATCATGGCGACCATTTTTTGTGGTCAGCCTAGCGCTCTGTATTGGCACAGTGGGTACGGCTTTATCTAGCCCGCTTTATCCAATTTACCAACATGTGTGGCAACTGCTACCGAGTGATATTACCTATATTTTTGTCGCCTATATGTTTGGCTGCCTGACCACGTTATTATTTCTCGGTCGGATTAGTAATAACTTAGGTTTTATACGCACACTACAAATTGGTTTGTTGTTTGCCATATTGGGCTTAACGGCTTCGGTCTTTGCTCAAAATGCATATATTCTCGGCTTTGGCCGTTTTATTATTGGGATTGCCTCAGGCTTAATCAGTACCTCAGCCATGCTGGGGTTGATTTATACCATTCCAGATTCTCATAAAGCCAATGCACCGCAGCTCAGTTCAATCATTACCGTATTTGGTTTTGGTTTAGGGCCAGTGTTGGGTGGCGTTATTGCACAATTCTCAAAATATCCATTAATTACCCCTTATCTACCAATTATTGCCGCAGCTTGTTTTAGTCTATTCAGTTTATTGAGTATCAAAGCACCCAGCTTTGAAAAACAAAAATTCACCATGGCACCGCATTTAGAATTGCCTAAAACCAGTAATAAAACTTTATTTTATGTTGCCAGCTTTGCCGCATTTTCTGCCTTCTCAACCTTTAGTTTATTTGCCTCACTTGCACCCTCATTTATTCAAGAGATTATTCCATGGCATGGCCCATTGGTCAGTGGTGCCACCATCACTGGGATTTTATTGGCATCATTGTTGGTTCAAATCTCCGCCAAAACCCTGAATATGCATCGCTGCTTAAAGCTAGGTTTTATCAGCCTGATTACAAGCTCCGTGATTTTAATGCTGTGCTTGATTATGCACTGGAGTGCCATATTTTTTATTAGCGTCATCTTTGCAGGCATGGGGCATGGCCTCTGTTTAATGGGTGCTTTTTCTTTAATACATAAAATGACGACCCTCGAAAATCGTGCAGCCGTCATCGCGACCTATCTGTTTATTGCATATTGGGGTTCCATCATTCCAATTGTTGCTGTGGGTTATTTGTCTGATCTGTGGGGCTTAAATATCGGAGTAATCTCATTCTGTATTACGCAAAGTCTACTCTGCTGTTTTTTGCTGCGGTTGCATCAGCAAGCGACCACAAAAGTTAAATTGCAGCATACAGCCAGCTAA
- the dmeF gene encoding CDF family Co(II)/Ni(II) efflux transporter DmeF produces MQFKTFSRQHEHCFDQGNPLTQKKILYATLLTGVMMLLEIWGGYIFNSMALLADGWHMSSHMLALGLAYMAYRVTRYYARDPRFSFGTWKIEILTAYSSAILLFVVACTMAFQSITRLFNPVQIHYQEAIPIAILGLVINLICAWLLKENHHHHHHHHHHDHDHDHDHDHEHEHGHEHDAHSHPHTAATKSRDLNQNAAFLHVVADAVTSVFAIVALFAAKYWGWNFLDALLGIVGAILVGKWSIGLIKETSKILVDAEMDHPLVEKIRQRIAHFAVDTGMPIEITDLHVWKVGQDKFSCILALETAAAHVNADVIRDVLSIYQPLVHISVEVNAATQFRAVPRETQRSPFSSINKQQI; encoded by the coding sequence ATGCAATTTAAAACATTTTCTCGTCAGCATGAGCATTGCTTTGATCAGGGGAATCCACTGACACAAAAGAAAATTTTATATGCCACACTTTTGACTGGCGTGATGATGCTGCTTGAGATCTGGGGCGGTTATATTTTTAACTCGATGGCGCTACTGGCAGATGGTTGGCATATGAGTTCACATATGTTGGCACTCGGTTTGGCCTATATGGCTTATAGAGTGACCCGATACTATGCACGTGATCCACGTTTTAGCTTTGGCACATGGAAAATAGAAATACTCACCGCGTATAGCAGTGCGATTTTACTGTTTGTAGTGGCATGCACGATGGCCTTTCAATCAATTACACGATTGTTCAACCCTGTACAGATTCATTATCAGGAAGCGATTCCGATTGCGATTTTGGGCTTAGTCATCAACTTGATTTGTGCTTGGCTGCTTAAGGAAAATCACCATCACCATCACCATCACCATCACCACGACCACGACCACGACCACGACCACGACCACGAACACGAACATGGACATGAGCACGATGCGCATTCACATCCGCACACTGCTGCAACGAAATCTCGTGATTTAAATCAAAATGCGGCTTTTTTGCATGTGGTTGCAGATGCAGTGACATCCGTCTTTGCAATTGTGGCGTTATTTGCAGCAAAGTATTGGGGTTGGAACTTTTTAGATGCGCTGCTAGGGATTGTCGGTGCAATTTTAGTCGGCAAATGGTCAATTGGGCTAATCAAAGAAACGTCTAAAATTTTAGTAGATGCCGAGATGGATCATCCCTTGGTTGAAAAAATTAGACAGCGTATTGCACACTTCGCCGTGGATACAGGTATGCCGATTGAAATTACTGACTTGCATGTCTGGAAGGTTGGACAAGACAAATTTTCCTGTATCTTGGCGCTTGAGACCGCTGCAGCGCATGTGAATGCAGATGTAATTCGTGATGTATTGTCGATCTATCAGCCATTGGTGCATATTTCAGTTGAAGTAAATGCTGCCACACAGTTCCGTGCGGTTCCACGTGAAACGCAACGCAGCCCTTTTTCTTCAATTAACAAGCAACAGATTTAA
- a CDS encoding AzlD domain-containing protein — MSWGLICAMAALVFFNRYLFLEPRIQVRMPHFIQRMLHYAAPCLLSAICFPVIFFDDSQQFKGLWLNPYFYAALAAVILYLYSKRILISSIGSFMVFYLLQYLLN, encoded by the coding sequence ATGAGTTGGGGGCTAATTTGTGCCATGGCCGCACTGGTTTTCTTTAATCGTTATCTCTTTTTGGAACCACGGATTCAAGTCCGCATGCCACATTTTATCCAGCGGATGTTGCATTACGCTGCACCATGTTTACTCAGTGCGATTTGCTTCCCTGTGATTTTCTTTGATGACAGTCAACAGTTTAAAGGGCTTTGGCTCAATCCTTATTTTTATGCAGCACTTGCAGCCGTCATCCTGTATTTATATTCAAAACGCATCTTAATCAGTTCAATCGGCAGTTTTATGGTGTTTTATCTGCTGCAGTATTTATTGAACTAG
- a CDS encoding GlsB/YeaQ/YmgE family stress response membrane protein — MWALIVAIVIGFVAGLIARAIYPGDDKAGFIVTTLLGIAGSLTATYGGRFLGFYAEGSSAGFIASVVGAIVILFVYNLIAQRS, encoded by the coding sequence ATGTGGGCTCTCATTGTTGCAATTGTAATTGGTTTTGTCGCAGGTCTGATTGCACGTGCCATCTATCCTGGCGATGACAAAGCTGGATTTATTGTCACCACGTTACTGGGTATTGCAGGTTCACTGACCGCAACGTATGGTGGTCGATTCCTCGGATTTTATGCTGAAGGCTCCTCTGCGGGATTCATTGCCTCAGTGGTTGGCGCGATCGTCATTCTCTTTGTGTATAACCTGATTGCACAACGCAGTTAA